DNA sequence from the Candidatus Methylomirabilis tolerans genome:
CCCGGTTGTCCTCACCAAATTTGACAATCGTGCCGTACAATCCTCCCGTTGTCTCGACCTGATCGCCGGTCTTCAAATTGCCGAGCATTTCCTTTTGTTCCCGTGTCTTTTTCTGCTGGGGACGAATCATTAAAAGATAAAAGACAAAGAATATCAGTACCGGTGGGGCGAGGGCTGCGATCAGCCCTGCAGATCCACCTTCACCAGTTGGAGTCCCCTGTTGCGCATACGCGATTCCCATTTCCTGACCTCCTTCTTAGTCTCGTTCTGTTATGGTTTCGTTACGATCCGGCATGCCGGTCCTCTCAAAAAATCTTGTTCGGAATGCGGCAAAGCTTCCATCTTCGATAGCCTGGCGGATCTGTTGCATGAGCGTGAGATAGAAATGAAGGTTGTGAAGCGTGTTTAAGCGTAGCCCAAGGATCTCGCCCGCCATAAAG
Encoded proteins:
- the yajC gene encoding preprotein translocase subunit YajC yields the protein MGIAYAQQGTPTGEGGSAGLIAALAPPVLIFFVFYLLMIRPQQKKTREQKEMLGNLKTGDQVETTGGLYGTIVKFGEDNRVKVRIAENVTVFIARSAITGKVAETTEAAKSKSE